From the genome of Cytobacillus firmus, one region includes:
- a CDS encoding pyridoxal phosphate-dependent aminotransferase: MQLAQRVKALTPSTTLAITAKAKELKAQGHDVIGLGAGEPDFNTPQHIIDAAVKSMNEGHTKYTPSAGLPALKKEIANKFKKDQGLEYDASQIIVTNGAKHGLYTLFQVLLNEGDEVIIPIPYWVSYPEQVKLAGGVPVYAEGREENGFKITPEQLAKSITDKTKAVIINSPSNPTGMLYSAEELKELGEVCLKHNVLIVSDEIYEKLVYGSHQHTSIAELSPELKEQTIIINGVSKSHSMTGWRIGYAAGNKSIIKAMTNLASHSTSNPTTTAQYGSIAAYAGPQDTLEEMRKAFEHRLNVIYDKLISIPGFTCVKPQGAFYLFPNVKKAAELTGFASVDEFVEALLEEAMVAVIPGSGFGAPDNIRLSYATSLELLEKAVERMHGFVEKNLK, from the coding sequence ATTCAATTGGCACAAAGAGTAAAAGCATTAACACCATCAACAACTCTGGCAATCACTGCTAAAGCAAAAGAGCTAAAGGCCCAGGGACATGATGTTATCGGATTGGGAGCAGGCGAGCCGGACTTTAATACGCCACAGCATATCATTGATGCTGCCGTGAAATCAATGAATGAGGGTCATACAAAATATACACCATCGGCAGGGCTTCCAGCATTAAAGAAAGAAATCGCAAACAAGTTTAAAAAAGATCAGGGACTTGAATATGATGCTTCACAAATCATCGTAACCAATGGGGCAAAGCATGGCTTATATACACTGTTCCAGGTCTTGCTGAATGAAGGGGATGAAGTCATTATCCCAATTCCATATTGGGTCAGCTATCCTGAACAGGTTAAACTAGCCGGGGGTGTTCCTGTTTATGCAGAGGGAAGAGAAGAAAATGGCTTTAAAATCACTCCGGAACAGCTGGCCAAAAGCATAACTGATAAAACCAAGGCTGTTATTATCAACTCTCCAAGCAACCCGACAGGCATGCTTTATTCTGCAGAGGAATTAAAGGAGCTTGGAGAGGTATGTTTAAAGCATAATGTTCTGATTGTTTCTGATGAAATTTATGAAAAACTGGTTTATGGCAGCCATCAGCATACTTCAATTGCTGAGCTTTCACCTGAGCTTAAGGAACAAACCATAATAATTAACGGGGTATCTAAATCTCATTCTATGACAGGCTGGAGAATTGGATATGCTGCAGGCAATAAAAGTATTATCAAAGCCATGACCAACCTTGCCAGCCACAGTACATCCAACCCGACAACAACAGCACAATATGGCTCAATCGCTGCATATGCCGGGCCGCAGGATACACTGGAAGAAATGAGAAAAGCATTCGAACATCGACTAAACGTTATCTATGATAAATTAATCAGCATTCCGGGCTTTACCTGTGTAAAGCCACAAGGTGCATTTTATCTGTTTCCTAATGTAAAAAAGGCAGCAGAATTGACCGGATTTGCGAGTGTCGATGAATTTGTGGAGGCTCTTCTGGAGGAAGCGATGGTTGCAGTCATTCCTGGATCAGGTTTTGGCGCTCCGGATAATATCCGTTTATCCTATGCAACTTCTCTTGAGTTATTAGAAAAGGCAGTGGAACGGATGCACGGATTTGTTGAAAAGAACTTAAAATAA
- a CDS encoding DUF5590 domain-containing protein yields MKKILWGIIILLVISIGAGSFIYLNSTKPVRAAESKAVEIAKQETDLSEAEDFNLYHGTETFYVIEGKDHDGTSIYVWVPEKKGKIVSLKQSDGISKNEAINRLKQEKNAAEIVSVRLGMEKNIPLWEIHYRSGSNLINYYYIDFKTGEWLKKIENL; encoded by the coding sequence ATGAAAAAAATTTTATGGGGTATCATTATTCTGCTTGTCATAAGCATTGGAGCAGGCTCTTTCATTTACTTAAACAGCACGAAGCCAGTGAGGGCAGCAGAATCAAAGGCAGTTGAGATTGCAAAACAGGAAACGGATCTTTCTGAAGCTGAAGATTTCAATTTATATCATGGAACAGAGACCTTCTATGTGATTGAAGGCAAAGACCATGATGGTACAAGCATATATGTCTGGGTTCCGGAAAAAAAGGGAAAAATCGTCTCACTGAAGCAATCTGATGGAATTTCCAAAAATGAAGCCATTAACAGGCTCAAGCAAGAGAAAAATGCTGCTGAGATCGTGTCTGTTCGGCTGGGAATGGAGAAAAATATTCCATTATGGGAAATTCATTACCGTTCGGGCAGTAATTTAATAAATTATTACTATATAGATTTTAAAACAGGGGAATGGCTGAAAAAAATTGAAAACCTGTAG
- a CDS encoding YpmA family protein, producing the protein MESKIEVLSTVKIQQSPDLYKIVDALNRTLKEKDLMFGLALDQEDQNKAIFTIYRT; encoded by the coding sequence ATGGAAAGCAAAATTGAGGTTTTATCTACGGTGAAGATCCAGCAAAGCCCGGATCTGTATAAAATTGTTGATGCACTGAATAGAACGTTAAAAGAAAAAGACTTGATGTTCGGTTTGGCGCTTGATCAGGAAGACCAAAATAAAGCGATTTTTACGATTTATCGTACATAA
- a CDS encoding ATP-dependent DNA helicase has translation MNVLFAFMLLFANWYYIPKDSPAVPVKVESIDLKLKSDELAITFFSLSDGESALIHHGNDEKILINTGGQGTEGELRKLLELYGVNQISAVILTDEELYNKASLKWLIKNFGVREIIANESALSELKSEKGISDLDCHAWKQNAKQQLFPGLHAEVLYEGSDLGEGMDISFIFQRHRVLFMNSTSPEAKEFLMKKELSNVNIVKLPAFGGNGSISEEMIKHLDPQIAILFYRPSIKHDSDLFRLLNDAWVDVYYTRKHGTVTIKFTDVNYELFTIFPDEEFK, from the coding sequence ATGAACGTGCTGTTCGCCTTTATGCTGCTGTTTGCGAATTGGTATTACATACCGAAAGATTCACCGGCAGTTCCTGTTAAAGTGGAAAGCATTGACCTAAAACTAAAAAGTGATGAATTGGCTATTACGTTTTTTTCTCTATCGGATGGCGAGTCTGCCTTAATTCATCATGGAAATGACGAAAAAATCCTCATTAACACCGGTGGGCAGGGAACTGAGGGTGAATTAAGAAAGCTTCTTGAATTATATGGCGTTAATCAGATTTCAGCAGTCATCCTGACAGATGAAGAATTATATAATAAGGCAAGCCTTAAATGGCTTATTAAAAACTTTGGGGTAAGGGAAATTATAGCGAATGAATCTGCCCTTTCAGAACTGAAGTCTGAAAAAGGAATAAGTGATCTCGATTGTCATGCCTGGAAACAAAATGCGAAGCAGCAGCTTTTTCCGGGATTACATGCAGAAGTTTTATACGAAGGCAGTGACCTGGGTGAAGGAATGGATATTTCTTTTATATTCCAAAGACATCGGGTATTGTTTATGAACTCGACAAGTCCGGAAGCCAAAGAATTTCTTATGAAAAAAGAGTTATCAAATGTTAATATTGTTAAACTTCCTGCGTTTGGAGGGAATGGCTCTATATCAGAAGAGATGATTAAACATCTGGATCCCCAGATCGCTATTCTTTTTTATAGACCATCCATAAAACATGATTCAGATCTGTTTCGGCTGTTAAATGATGCCTGGGTTGATGTATATTATACAAGAAAGCACGGTACGGTCACCATCAAATTTACAGACGTTAATTATGAGCTATTCACGATTTTCCCGGATGAGGAGTTCAAATAA
- the dinG gene encoding ATP-dependent DNA helicase DinG: MGNKYVVVDLETTGNAPKKGDKIIQFAAVVIENGIITEQYSSLINPEQSIPPFIEELTGLSDEMVENAPLFSEIAPKVLTLLEGAYFVAHNVLFDLSFLQEELIEAGYNGFYGPVLDTVEMARILFPTADSYKLSDLALREGLDHERPHQADSDAYVTAELLLILLNKLNNLPHTTIERLHKLSGGLKSDLDILLDEHILINESKIEQLADDIEVHRGIALKKGTEPQESAGSGLQAFPFREEEKQALFVKAFPSYEKRQGQFIMMDSVYEAFKNKQHALIEAGTGVGKSLAYLVPAALHAKESGRTVIISTYTTQLQEQLLSKDVPLLQKMLSFPLSTVLLKGRSHYISLARFVQTLRDDEDNYDTILSKMQILVWLLETDTGDIDELNLSSGGMIYWSRIKNDETAFLQDKSWISRDFYLRARKEAQKADIIITNHSLLLTDLTASTAILPEFSHVVIDEGHHFVKASGKHFGNKLDYLSVRLMLGQIGMMEQKQLYYKLEKLVEEKAGTRDDFMHSFEVNQLIADILHEMDELFRIIAIYAKKYNKAKKSVNRISVRFNNSTANKETKAVLAGAERFGFMLKDLIQAIDSRVCAVSAIKSVLSLEEKALMEEVASILDDLRDMKEDLEHIFHLPASEFVVWVEMDTRAAQNATTVYAQPVSVSEYLKDQFFSRKESAVITSATLSVKNSFSFIVKELGLEEQQCTLKQIQSPFDYQNQVKLVVSDDLPEVNAVPLEEYVASITEHIISIAEAAKGRMLILFTSHEMLRKTHELIKESGFLEDYAIIAQGVTSGSRSRLTRNFQRFDKAILLGTSSFWEGVDIPGEDLSCLVIVRLPFSPPDEPMAQAKNEQIANKGKNPFSEYSLPEAIIRFKQGVGRLIRTSSDRGVIVIFDRRIITARYGKAFLDSIPPIPVEKSHIEEIVDLINNWL, from the coding sequence ATGGGTAATAAATATGTTGTAGTGGATTTGGAAACAACCGGTAACGCCCCGAAAAAAGGCGATAAAATAATACAATTCGCTGCTGTGGTGATCGAAAACGGAATAATTACAGAGCAGTATTCCTCCCTTATAAACCCGGAGCAATCCATTCCCCCTTTCATAGAAGAACTGACAGGTTTGTCAGATGAAATGGTAGAGAATGCCCCGCTTTTCTCGGAGATTGCCCCTAAAGTCCTGACTTTGCTCGAGGGTGCCTATTTTGTGGCTCACAATGTTTTATTTGATTTGTCCTTTTTACAGGAAGAATTGATTGAAGCGGGATATAACGGGTTTTACGGTCCTGTTCTTGATACAGTGGAGATGGCCAGAATTCTTTTTCCCACTGCAGATAGCTACAAATTATCGGATCTCGCACTCAGGGAAGGCCTTGATCATGAACGCCCCCATCAGGCTGACAGCGATGCATATGTTACCGCTGAGCTCCTGTTAATATTGTTAAACAAGCTTAATAACCTTCCTCATACCACCATAGAACGGCTGCATAAGCTGTCTGGAGGCTTAAAAAGTGATCTGGATATATTATTGGACGAGCACATTTTAATTAATGAAAGCAAGATTGAGCAATTGGCAGATGATATTGAAGTTCACAGAGGTATTGCTTTAAAAAAAGGAACAGAACCACAGGAATCTGCAGGATCCGGACTTCAGGCCTTTCCTTTCCGTGAAGAGGAAAAACAGGCGTTGTTCGTTAAAGCTTTCCCGTCCTATGAAAAAAGGCAAGGCCAGTTTATCATGATGGATTCGGTTTATGAAGCCTTCAAAAATAAACAGCATGCATTAATAGAGGCAGGAACTGGTGTTGGTAAATCCCTGGCATACCTTGTTCCGGCGGCTTTACATGCAAAGGAGAGCGGCAGAACTGTCATTATCAGTACATATACAACACAGCTGCAGGAGCAGCTGCTTTCAAAGGATGTTCCTCTGCTGCAAAAAATGCTGTCATTCCCGCTTAGTACTGTATTGCTGAAGGGGAGAAGCCACTATATCAGCCTCGCGAGGTTCGTTCAAACACTAAGAGATGATGAAGATAATTATGATACAATCCTCAGCAAAATGCAGATTCTTGTATGGCTTCTGGAGACTGACACTGGTGATATTGATGAATTAAACCTGTCAAGCGGCGGGATGATTTACTGGAGCAGAATAAAGAATGATGAAACAGCTTTTTTGCAGGATAAGTCGTGGATATCGAGAGATTTTTATTTGAGGGCAAGAAAGGAAGCACAAAAGGCAGATATCATTATTACGAATCATTCACTGCTATTAACGGATCTTACAGCAAGTACTGCTATTTTGCCGGAATTCAGCCATGTGGTGATCGATGAAGGGCATCATTTTGTTAAGGCTTCCGGGAAACATTTCGGAAACAAGCTGGATTATTTATCAGTGCGGCTGATGCTTGGACAAATTGGAATGATGGAACAGAAACAGCTCTATTATAAGCTTGAGAAGCTGGTGGAAGAGAAAGCAGGGACACGGGATGATTTCATGCATTCTTTTGAAGTCAACCAATTAATAGCTGATATTCTTCATGAAATGGATGAATTGTTCAGAATAATAGCGATTTATGCTAAGAAGTACAATAAAGCCAAAAAAAGCGTAAATCGAATTTCAGTAAGATTTAATAATAGTACTGCCAATAAGGAAACGAAGGCTGTATTAGCGGGTGCCGAACGTTTTGGATTTATGCTTAAGGATTTAATCCAGGCGATAGACAGTCGTGTATGCGCAGTTTCAGCAATTAAATCGGTCCTGTCTCTTGAGGAAAAGGCATTAATGGAGGAAGTGGCTTCTATTTTGGATGATTTGCGGGATATGAAAGAAGACTTAGAGCATATCTTTCATTTGCCGGCCTCCGAATTTGTTGTATGGGTAGAAATGGATACACGCGCAGCACAAAATGCCACAACGGTTTATGCACAGCCAGTATCGGTTTCTGAATACCTTAAAGATCAATTCTTCAGCCGAAAGGAAAGTGCGGTCATTACATCTGCCACTTTATCTGTAAAAAATTCCTTTAGTTTTATCGTAAAAGAATTAGGTCTGGAGGAACAGCAATGCACTCTAAAGCAGATTCAATCTCCTTTTGATTATCAGAATCAGGTTAAACTAGTGGTTTCTGATGATTTGCCTGAAGTTAATGCAGTACCGCTCGAGGAGTATGTGGCCTCCATAACCGAGCATATTATTTCCATTGCGGAAGCAGCAAAGGGAAGAATGCTGATTCTTTTCACTTCGCATGAAATGTTAAGGAAAACCCATGAGCTTATTAAGGAATCAGGATTTCTGGAGGACTATGCTATCATCGCCCAGGGTGTGACAAGCGGGAGCAGGTCAAGGCTAACGAGAAATTTCCAGCGTTTTGATAAAGCCATCCTCTTAGGGACAAGCAGCTTTTGGGAAGGTGTGGATATCCCGGGTGAGGATCTTTCCTGTCTTGTTATTGTAAGACTGCCTTTTTCACCGCCTGATGAACCAATGGCACAGGCAAAAAATGAGCAAATTGCCAATAAAGGAAAAAACCCGTTTTCCGAATACTCATTGCCCGAGGCAATTATCCGCTTTAAGCAGGGTGTAGGGAGATTAATCAGAACAAGTTCCGACAGGGGAGTCATCGTGATATTTGACCGGAGAATCATCACCGCAAGATATGGGAAAGCATTCCTGGATTCCATTCCGCCCATTCCTGTCGAGAAAAGCCATATTGAAGAAATTGTTGATTTGATAAATAATTGGCTATAA
- the panD gene encoding aspartate 1-decarboxylase, protein MFRTMMNGKIHRATVTEANLNYVGSITIDTDIIEAVGMAPNEKVQIVNNNNGARFETYIIPGERGSGVICVNGAAARLVQEGDIVIIISYALVPDDKVPYHEPKVAIMDSSNRIADMIHAEPESTVL, encoded by the coding sequence ATGTTTCGCACCATGATGAATGGCAAGATCCATCGTGCAACAGTAACAGAAGCCAATCTGAATTATGTTGGCAGCATCACAATTGATACGGACATTATTGAAGCGGTAGGAATGGCACCTAATGAAAAGGTTCAAATCGTTAATAATAACAATGGTGCTAGATTTGAAACCTATATTATCCCAGGGGAAAGAGGCAGCGGAGTAATCTGCGTGAATGGTGCAGCTGCACGTCTTGTTCAGGAAGGCGATATTGTCATTATCATTTCTTATGCTCTTGTTCCGGATGACAAGGTGCCTTATCATGAACCAAAGGTAGCCATAATGGACAGCAGCAATCGCATCGCTGACATGATACATGCAGAGCCTGAAAGTACAGTGCTATAA
- the panC gene encoding pantoate--beta-alanine ligase, translating into MRTITDIREMQRIALQLKREGKTIGFVPTMGYLHEGHLSLLQNARKENDVTVVSIFVNPLQFGPKEDLATYPRDLERDSSLAEKEGCDYLFFPSAEDMYPAALSVTAKVQERTDVLCGKSRPGHFDGVATVLIKLFNIVQPDKVYFGMKDAQQVAVVDGLVRDLNIPVEIIPVQTVREEDGLAKSSRNVHLLPAERDQASALYKSLIMAETLIAEGEYDPARILRRIREFIKKNTSGEIDYIEILSYPDLKLLSCLEEKIIIAMAVKFKKARLIDNAIISVKKES; encoded by the coding sequence ATGAGAACGATTACTGATATAAGAGAAATGCAAAGGATTGCTTTACAGCTTAAGAGGGAAGGAAAAACAATCGGGTTTGTCCCCACAATGGGCTATTTGCATGAAGGCCATCTTTCATTATTACAGAATGCCAGGAAAGAAAACGATGTTACAGTGGTCAGCATCTTTGTCAATCCGCTGCAATTTGGACCTAAAGAAGATTTAGCGACATACCCAAGGGATTTAGAGCGTGACAGCAGCCTTGCAGAGAAAGAGGGCTGCGATTATCTTTTTTTTCCTTCAGCAGAAGATATGTATCCTGCAGCACTGTCGGTAACGGCTAAGGTACAGGAGCGGACAGATGTTTTATGCGGAAAATCACGGCCCGGCCATTTTGATGGTGTTGCCACAGTTCTGATAAAACTGTTCAACATTGTTCAGCCGGATAAAGTGTATTTTGGGATGAAGGATGCCCAGCAGGTGGCTGTCGTTGACGGGCTTGTAAGAGATCTTAATATTCCAGTGGAGATTATCCCTGTTCAGACCGTCAGGGAAGAAGATGGTCTTGCTAAGAGCTCACGGAACGTGCATCTTCTGCCGGCAGAACGCGATCAGGCATCTGCTCTCTATAAAAGTCTTATAATGGCGGAGACTCTAATAGCTGAAGGGGAATACGATCCAGCGAGGATTCTCCGGAGAATCAGGGAATTTATTAAAAAAAACACAAGCGGAGAAATAGATTATATTGAGATTCTATCCTATCCAGATCTTAAACTGCTTTCCTGTTTGGAAGAGAAAATCATTATCGCTATGGCCGTTAAATTCAAAAAGGCCCGTTTAATAGATAACGCAATAATATCAGTGAAAAAAGAAAGCTAA
- the panB gene encoding 3-methyl-2-oxobutanoate hydroxymethyltransferase — protein sequence MKQTTDFLKMKENDEKIVMLTAYDFPAAKQAEKANVDMILVGDSLGMVVLGYDSTVPVTMEDMIHHGKAVKRGAQHTFIVIDMPFMSYHLSVKDTLLNGARLIQETGAHAVKLEGGDEVAQQIGALTKAGIPVVAHLGLTPQSVGVLGGYKVQGKNAEAARKLIDDARECERAGAFALVLECVPKQLARQITEELTIPVIGIGAGKDTDGQVLVYHDVLGYGVDRVPKFVKQYENLNPIIGDSLTKYSDEVKNGAFPDDSHSFRMKEEELLSLYGGKA from the coding sequence ATGAAGCAAACAACAGACTTTTTAAAAATGAAGGAAAATGATGAGAAAATTGTCATGCTGACCGCCTATGATTTCCCTGCTGCCAAACAGGCTGAAAAAGCCAATGTGGACATGATACTTGTTGGGGATTCGCTTGGGATGGTAGTGCTGGGCTATGATTCAACCGTTCCTGTTACGATGGAGGATATGATTCATCACGGAAAAGCTGTTAAACGAGGGGCACAACATACATTCATTGTGATTGACATGCCGTTTATGAGCTATCATTTGTCCGTAAAAGATACACTGTTAAATGGGGCAAGGCTCATTCAGGAGACAGGTGCACATGCTGTTAAGCTTGAAGGCGGTGATGAAGTCGCACAACAAATTGGTGCGTTAACAAAAGCAGGCATTCCTGTTGTTGCCCATCTCGGCCTGACACCACAATCCGTGGGGGTCCTTGGAGGCTATAAGGTCCAGGGGAAAAACGCTGAAGCAGCCAGAAAGCTGATTGATGATGCCAGGGAATGTGAGAGAGCCGGAGCCTTTGCTCTTGTCCTTGAGTGTGTTCCAAAACAGCTGGCAAGGCAGATCACGGAAGAATTAACGATTCCAGTCATTGGAATCGGAGCCGGCAAGGATACAGATGGACAGGTCCTTGTGTACCATGATGTATTAGGATACGGTGTAGATCGTGTTCCAAAGTTCGTGAAACAGTATGAAAATCTGAATCCGATTATCGGCGACAGCCTTACTAAATATTCCGATGAAGTGAAGAATGGAGCATTTCCTGATGATTCCCATTCTTTCAGGATGAAAGAGGAAGAGCTGCTGAGTCTGTATGGAGGAAAAGCATGA
- a CDS encoding biotin--[acetyl-CoA-carboxylase] ligase codes for MQSEIRNKLIDAFTKSNEEFLSGQYLADLIGCSRTAVWKHIEELRKEGFELEAVRRKGYRITKTPEKVTPDEIRLGLQTETLGRQIHHEESVDSTQKIAHRLAYEGAQEGTVVIAEEQLSGRGRMDRRWHSPKSTGIWMSVILRPNIPPPKAPQLTLITAVAVVQAIEELTDLTPQIKWPNDILMNGKKVTGILTELQADADRIISIIIGIGINVNQQLDDYPDELKEIATSLSIEKGEKLSRAELIKILLGKLESLYKLYLEKGFYPIKLLWESYAVSIGKNLTARTITGSIYGKALGITEDGVLMIEDSSGKVHHVYSADIELDV; via the coding sequence GTGCAATCAGAAATCAGGAACAAATTGATTGATGCTTTTACGAAAAGCAATGAGGAATTTCTTTCAGGCCAGTATTTAGCTGACCTGATTGGATGTTCAAGAACGGCTGTATGGAAGCATATTGAAGAGCTGAGGAAAGAAGGCTTTGAATTGGAAGCGGTCAGAAGAAAAGGTTATCGGATAACAAAAACACCTGAAAAAGTTACCCCTGATGAAATCAGGCTTGGTCTGCAGACTGAAACCCTTGGACGCCAGATCCATCATGAAGAAAGTGTTGATTCAACTCAGAAGATTGCCCATCGCCTTGCATACGAGGGTGCGCAGGAAGGAACGGTGGTCATTGCGGAAGAACAGCTTTCAGGCAGGGGGAGAATGGACAGGAGATGGCACTCCCCAAAATCAACAGGCATATGGATGAGTGTTATTCTAAGACCGAACATTCCACCTCCGAAAGCTCCGCAGCTTACGCTGATTACAGCAGTGGCTGTTGTACAGGCAATTGAAGAGCTGACCGATTTAACACCGCAAATTAAATGGCCAAATGATATTTTGATGAACGGGAAGAAGGTTACAGGAATTCTGACAGAACTGCAGGCGGATGCGGACCGGATTATTTCTATTATCATAGGAATTGGCATCAATGTTAACCAGCAGCTTGATGATTATCCCGATGAACTTAAAGAAATTGCCACTTCATTATCCATTGAAAAAGGCGAAAAACTTTCAAGAGCTGAGCTGATTAAGATCCTGCTTGGCAAACTGGAAAGTCTGTATAAACTTTATTTAGAGAAGGGCTTTTATCCGATTAAGCTTTTATGGGAAAGTTATGCGGTCAGCATTGGCAAAAATCTTACTGCAAGGACGATTACCGGAAGCATATATGGCAAGGCCCTTGGAATAACCGAGGATGGGGTCCTGATGATTGAAGACAGCAGCGGGAAAGTCCATCACGTATATTCTGCAGACATTGAGCTGGATGTATAG
- a CDS encoding CCA tRNA nucleotidyltransferase: MNEAFAKAVPVLEKLEAAGFEAYFVGGSVRDYILGKEIADVDIATSATPEEVKNIFSRTLDVGIEHGTVVVLYHGIPYEITTFRTEAEYLDFRRPSEVQFIRSLEEDLKRRDFTMNAIAMDKEGLLIDPFNGRGAIEGKKICTVGNPAERFTEDALRMMRAVRFFSQLAFEIDKNTYDALASLSHLLENIAVERKLAEFEKLLAGTGRMKALKVIAETGLSNYLPKMSGFQQELKEAENYNAADLTGDEMWAFLAYIFKLDESQAEAFLKNWKLPVKRTKKIVSIISWIRYRAENQWEAYSLYQAGDKSLNAERVRNVILHEDSSRGTDSLLSQYNSLPIKERSDLQLTGDQLMDWFGKPPGPWIKAELEKTEKAVLRGEVSNSDESIREWLIKCNQKSGTN; the protein is encoded by the coding sequence ATGAATGAAGCTTTTGCAAAGGCAGTTCCTGTGCTCGAGAAGTTAGAGGCTGCAGGTTTTGAGGCCTATTTTGTAGGAGGCTCTGTCAGGGATTATATACTTGGAAAAGAAATTGCAGACGTCGATATTGCTACTTCGGCTACCCCGGAAGAAGTAAAAAACATATTCTCGAGAACACTTGATGTGGGTATTGAACATGGCACTGTGGTGGTTCTATATCATGGCATACCCTATGAAATTACAACCTTCCGAACAGAGGCTGAATACCTGGATTTTCGGCGGCCTTCAGAAGTGCAATTTATCAGATCACTGGAAGAGGATTTGAAAAGAAGAGATTTTACGATGAACGCGATTGCCATGGATAAAGAAGGGCTGCTTATCGATCCTTTTAACGGCAGGGGCGCTATAGAGGGGAAAAAAATTTGCACTGTAGGCAACCCGGCTGAGAGATTTACTGAAGATGCCCTTCGAATGATGAGAGCAGTCCGCTTTTTCAGCCAGCTGGCATTTGAGATTGATAAAAACACTTATGATGCTTTGGCATCCCTGTCACATTTACTTGAAAACATAGCAGTGGAAAGAAAGCTGGCAGAGTTCGAAAAGCTATTAGCGGGAACCGGCAGGATGAAAGCTCTTAAGGTCATTGCGGAAACAGGATTGTCTAATTATCTGCCAAAAATGTCAGGCTTCCAACAGGAATTAAAAGAAGCAGAAAATTATAATGCAGCAGATCTGACAGGAGATGAAATGTGGGCCTTTCTTGCGTATATCTTTAAGTTGGACGAGTCACAGGCTGAAGCTTTTCTGAAGAACTGGAAACTGCCTGTAAAGAGAACAAAAAAGATAGTGTCGATTATCAGCTGGATCCGGTACAGGGCCGAAAACCAGTGGGAGGCCTATTCCCTTTATCAGGCAGGGGACAAGTCCCTGAACGCGGAACGGGTCCGCAACGTAATCTTGCATGAGGACTCAAGCAGGGGAACAGACAGCCTGCTGAGTCAATATAATTCTCTGCCGATTAAAGAAAGAAGCGACCTTCAGCTTACTGGAGATCAGCTGATGGATTGGTTTGGCAAACCTCCTGGTCCCTGGATTAAAGCGGAGCTTGAAAAAACCGAAAAAGCAGTCTTGCGCGGCGAAGTGAGTAATAGTGATGAATCCATAAGGGAGTGGCTCATAAAGTGCAATCAGAAATCAGGAACAAATTGA